The following are encoded together in the Microscilla marina ATCC 23134 genome:
- a CDS encoding IS110 family transposase: MAKFIGIAPNIYQSGRHQKRGRICKKGHPQLRSLLYNCAKSAKRYNSACKALYEKLRAKGKPHKIAMVAIMHKLVRQFFAVIKNETLYQDDYQLNKG; the protein is encoded by the coding sequence TTGGCTAAATTTATTGGGATTGCCCCTAATATTTACCAATCAGGAAGGCATCAGAAAAGAGGACGTATTTGTAAAAAAGGACATCCCCAACTGCGAAGCCTGCTTTATAATTGTGCGAAGTCTGCCAAAAGATATAATAGTGCTTGCAAAGCTTTATACGAAAAACTAAGAGCCAAGGGGAAACCACACAAAATCGCTATGGTTGCAATAATGCATAAGTTAGTAAGACAGTTTTTTGCCGTGATAAAAAATGAAACCCTTTATCAAGATGATTATCAACTCAACAAAGGGTAA